One stretch of bacterium DNA includes these proteins:
- a CDS encoding cytochrome P450, whose protein sequence is MPTIDPANADFVLDEMPGDALHALLRACREAGPIVPTRFMGLDARVIAGHDALLEAFLDEATFPGHRMYQASFEPAIGASFISDPDPVSHLRTRKLATPAFRSRAVSRFAEEGIAPLAHELLDALADRERFDLVAEFTARLPYLVITRLLGLPREREDEFHAWALALLTFRDDPDRALEAKAALSAFLAPVVEARRAEPRDDVISELVASEVDGRRLTDEEVFSHVRLLFPTGGETTHGSLGNLLSTLFTREGEWARLVADPSRIERTVAEGLRYETPIAVLPRLSASAPTAFRGEKIDPDTWVLFAIAGANRDPDLVEAPDRFDPDRAQPPNLVFGRGPKSCPGLHLARRNMEVALGVLTERLPHLTLEDESAALPRRTVLRCPDALHVRRLD, encoded by the coding sequence ATGCCGACGATCGACCCTGCCAACGCCGATTTCGTGCTCGACGAGATGCCCGGCGACGCGCTCCACGCGTTGTTGCGCGCCTGTCGCGAAGCGGGGCCGATCGTGCCGACGCGCTTCATGGGGCTCGACGCGCGAGTGATCGCGGGTCACGACGCCTTGCTCGAGGCCTTCCTCGACGAAGCGACCTTCCCGGGACACCGCATGTACCAGGCCTCCTTCGAGCCGGCGATCGGCGCGAGCTTCATCTCCGATCCGGATCCCGTGAGCCATCTGCGAACCCGGAAGCTCGCCACGCCCGCCTTCCGTTCCCGCGCCGTCTCCCGCTTCGCCGAGGAAGGCATCGCCCCCCTCGCCCACGAGCTCCTCGACGCCCTCGCCGACCGCGAGCGATTCGATCTCGTCGCCGAGTTCACCGCCCGCCTTCCCTACCTGGTGATCACCCGCCTCCTCGGTCTGCCTCGCGAACGCGAGGACGAGTTCCACGCCTGGGCCCTCGCCCTCCTCACCTTCCGTGACGATCCGGATCGTGCCCTCGAGGCCAAAGCCGCGCTCTCGGCCTTCCTCGCTCCGGTCGTCGAAGCGAGGCGCGCCGAGCCCCGCGACGACGTGATCAGCGAGCTGGTCGCGAGCGAAGTCGACGGACGCCGCCTGACCGACGAAGAGGTCTTCTCCCACGTCCGCCTCCTCTTCCCGACCGGCGGCGAGACGACACACGGATCCCTCGGCAACCTGCTCTCCACGCTGTTCACGCGCGAAGGCGAATGGGCGCGCCTCGTCGCCGATCCGTCCCGCATCGAACGAACCGTCGCCGAGGGCCTCCGCTACGAGACCCCGATCGCCGTCCTGCCGAGGCTCTCGGCGAGCGCCCCGACGGCGTTCCGCGGCGAGAAGATCGACCCGGACACCTGGGTCCTCTTCGCGATCGCCGGCGCCAACCGCGACCCCGATCTCGTCGAAGCCCCGGACCGCTTCGACCCCGACCGCGCGCAACCGCCGAACCTGGTCTTCGGCCGCGGCCCGAAGAGCTGCCCCGGCCTCCACCTCGCCCGCCGCAACATGGAGGTCGCCCTCGGCGTGCTCACCGAACGCCTCCCCCACCTCACCCTCGAGGACGAATCCGCCGCCCTCCCGCGTCGCACCGTCCTGCGCTGCCCCGACGCCCTCCACGTCCGCCGCCTGGACTAA